From the Leptospira sp. WS60.C2 genome, one window contains:
- a CDS encoding acyltransferase, whose amino-acid sequence MGLIIAYILFLLNLVWIIPTMYPLYIWKLLTTGSLRRFGDRLLVKVGEAWIENNYRISRFLYGVQFEVIGENFQDLKSNGSYMIICNHQSWSDIYIIQSVLNRKIPLIRFFIKDSLKYVPVLGHAWLALDFPFVKRSSREQLKKNPELASKDLENVKKVCEKFNGMPFSILNFLEGTRRTPERMKKLLKKNPYKHLLRPHSGGISVVSTSLRNSLDAFIDLTIVYPTENPSFLDLMRGKIRKLKVFVDVIPRDEVPIEENEQFAPMSKKMKRWVDERWVIKDALIEKEMASK is encoded by the coding sequence TTGGGTTTAATCATCGCATACATATTGTTTCTTTTAAACTTAGTTTGGATCATTCCAACTATGTATCCACTTTATATTTGGAAACTATTGACAACTGGATCTTTGCGAAGGTTTGGAGATCGTTTGCTTGTAAAAGTAGGAGAAGCTTGGATCGAGAATAACTATCGTATCTCTAGATTTTTATACGGAGTCCAATTTGAAGTCATCGGTGAGAATTTTCAAGACCTCAAATCAAATGGAAGTTATATGATTATTTGTAATCATCAATCATGGTCTGACATTTACATTATACAGTCTGTATTAAATAGAAAAATTCCTCTGATCCGATTTTTCATCAAAGATTCATTAAAATATGTTCCTGTTTTAGGTCATGCCTGGCTTGCTCTAGATTTTCCTTTTGTGAAACGTAGCAGTCGGGAACAGTTGAAAAAAAATCCTGAGCTTGCATCGAAAGATTTGGAAAACGTGAAAAAAGTCTGTGAAAAATTTAACGGTATGCCCTTTTCCATTCTAAATTTTTTGGAAGGCACTAGGCGCACACCTGAGCGAATGAAAAAACTGTTAAAGAAAAACCCTTATAAACACCTACTACGTCCTCACAGTGGAGGGATCTCTGTTGTTTCCACTTCGCTTAGAAATTCGCTTGATGCTTTTATTGATTTAACGATTGTTTATCCTACTGAGAATCCTAGTTTCCTTGATTTGATGCGTGGTAAAATTCGAAAGTTGAAAGTGTTTGTGGATGTGATTCCTAGGGATGAAGTCCCTATCGAAGAGAACGAACAATTTGCGCCTATGTCCAAAAAAATGAAACGTTGGGTTGATGAAAGATGGGTAATCAAAGATGCCCTTATTGAAAAGGAGATGGCTTCGAAATGA